One window from the genome of Pelodictyon luteolum DSM 273 encodes:
- a CDS encoding Rne/Rng family ribonuclease has protein sequence MKKSVKKQLLMNKTGDEIQVALVEDGRLAELIIERPESRRSIGDIYLGRVHKVIEGLKAAFVDIGQKSDGFLHFSDVGTTTEDYRALIEDDDDDDETAADETGTAEDGADEEEAPVAAGAPQEQQGSRQSSRSGGRKPQPQQRKEDGAEKRQSYTQLIAGKLKANDSILVQVIKEPISTKGSRLTSDITIAGRFMVLLPFGGGQVAVSRRVVSRKERARLKKLVRSMLPEGFGAIIRTVAEMQEETLLKQDLEKLLAKWTQIEEKLKDAAPPQLIFKEDTIISSVLRDSLTSDVTEIVANSPSIHKETLNYIEWAAPEMVKNVSLYQGKLPLFEGYGIAKDVESIFSRKVWLKSGGYIIIEHTEAMVVVDVNSGRYAAKREQEENSLRTNMEAAREVVRQLRLRDIGGIIVVDFIDMMDARNSKKVYDSMKGELRNDRAKSNILPMSDFGIMQITRERIRPSLMQRMGDQCPACGGSGVVQARFTTINQIERWLRKYALQHAMKFQQLDLYVSPTVAEPLKNSDMNTELKWFLQHMLFVRVKQDESLRSDDFRFYTRKDSRDITAEYGDL, from the coding sequence ATGAAAAAGAGTGTTAAAAAACAGTTGCTGATGAACAAGACCGGCGACGAGATACAGGTTGCGCTGGTTGAGGACGGCAGGCTTGCTGAGCTGATCATCGAACGGCCTGAAAGCCGCCGCAGCATCGGTGATATCTATCTCGGCAGGGTTCACAAGGTCATCGAAGGCCTCAAGGCCGCCTTTGTGGACATCGGGCAGAAGTCGGACGGCTTCCTGCATTTTTCCGATGTCGGCACTACAACCGAGGATTACCGGGCTCTCATCGAGGACGATGATGACGACGACGAGACCGCAGCAGACGAGACCGGTACGGCAGAAGACGGCGCCGATGAAGAAGAGGCCCCCGTTGCCGCCGGGGCTCCCCAGGAGCAGCAGGGTTCGCGGCAGTCTTCACGGAGCGGCGGGCGCAAGCCCCAGCCCCAGCAGCGCAAAGAGGACGGTGCGGAAAAACGACAGTCCTACACCCAGCTGATTGCCGGCAAGCTCAAGGCCAACGACTCGATTCTTGTCCAGGTCATCAAGGAGCCCATCAGCACGAAGGGGTCGCGCCTGACTTCAGATATCACCATCGCCGGCCGGTTCATGGTGCTCCTGCCCTTCGGAGGGGGGCAGGTGGCTGTCTCACGCCGGGTCGTTTCCCGCAAGGAGCGGGCCAGGCTGAAAAAGCTTGTCCGCTCTATGCTGCCTGAAGGGTTCGGTGCGATCATCCGCACGGTTGCCGAGATGCAGGAGGAGACGCTGCTCAAGCAGGATCTCGAAAAGCTACTGGCCAAGTGGACGCAGATCGAGGAAAAACTCAAGGATGCCGCACCTCCGCAGCTCATTTTCAAGGAGGACACCATCATTTCGAGCGTGCTTCGCGACTCGCTGACCTCCGATGTGACTGAAATCGTCGCCAACTCTCCCTCCATCCACAAGGAGACCCTCAACTACATTGAGTGGGCCGCTCCCGAAATGGTGAAGAACGTGTCGCTCTATCAGGGCAAGCTGCCCCTATTCGAGGGTTACGGCATCGCCAAGGACGTTGAGTCAATTTTCTCGCGCAAGGTCTGGCTGAAATCCGGCGGCTACATCATCATCGAGCATACTGAAGCTATGGTAGTGGTCGACGTCAACAGCGGACGCTACGCTGCCAAACGGGAGCAGGAGGAGAACTCGCTGCGCACCAACATGGAGGCCGCCCGTGAGGTGGTCCGCCAGCTCCGCCTCCGCGACATCGGAGGCATCATCGTGGTCGACTTCATCGACATGATGGACGCGCGGAACTCAAAGAAGGTATACGATTCGATGAAGGGTGAGCTGCGCAATGACCGTGCAAAGTCGAACATCCTCCCGATGTCGGATTTCGGCATCATGCAGATCACCCGCGAACGCATCCGCCCGAGCCTCATGCAGCGAATGGGAGACCAGTGCCCCGCATGCGGTGGATCGGGTGTCGTGCAGGCCCGCTTCACCACGATCAACCAGATTGAACGCTGGCTGCGCAAGTACGCGCTGCAGCATGCCATGAAGTTCCAGCAGCTCGACCTCTACGTGAGTCCCACTGTGGCTGAACCACTGAAAAACAGCGACATGAACACTGAACTGAAGTGGTTTCTCCAGCATATGCTTTTCGTCCGGGTCAAACAGGACGAAAGCCTGCGGAGCGACGACTTCCGATTCTACACCAGAAAAGACAGCAGAGACATAACCGCCGAATACGGCGACCTTTAA
- a CDS encoding peptidylprolyl isomerase — MPPTLSAAVVADKVVAVVGSEVIFKSELDSRELMTRMQYPGLKDEASLRSTILDNIIDQKIILTKAKIDSVSIDENAVTSMAVDRFRQLSGRFTSKEDMERRLGRSVDAIRRDLADELRGQQMIETLKRKKFSSVTIGYGEVMSFYRSNQASMPNLPEEVSVSQILKFPGVNSASKAEALKKIQEIQKKQGSGFLSFEELARRYSMDPGSAPLGGDLGFVQRGELVKPFEDAAYALKDGHVSGIVETRYGYHIIQRLGREGSSIHVRHILVAFERSGSDDGEAAAFLDAIRSKVLAGKVDFATMAGSYSDDPVSASLGGLVLASGTAGKYLDPSMLRPQLRDIVNALRTPGDISRPTKITPPKGDPFFGIFRLNDRIVPHVLDPEKDYPLLEQLALDNKKQELFDAWVKGLHKEVYMRRTDR, encoded by the coding sequence ATGCCGCCCACTCTTTCTGCTGCCGTGGTGGCCGACAAGGTTGTGGCAGTGGTCGGCAGCGAAGTCATATTCAAGTCTGAGCTTGACAGTCGTGAGCTTATGACCCGTATGCAGTATCCCGGGCTTAAGGATGAGGCTTCCCTGCGCAGCACCATTCTCGACAATATCATCGACCAGAAGATCATTCTCACCAAGGCCAAGATCGACAGCGTTTCCATTGACGAGAACGCCGTGACATCGATGGCTGTCGACAGGTTCCGGCAGCTCAGCGGGCGGTTCACTTCGAAAGAGGATATGGAGCGGCGGCTAGGCCGAAGTGTTGATGCTATCCGGAGGGATCTTGCAGACGAACTCCGCGGGCAACAGATGATCGAAACCCTGAAGCGGAAAAAGTTCTCTTCGGTGACGATCGGTTATGGAGAGGTTATGTCCTTCTACAGGAGCAACCAGGCCTCCATGCCGAATCTTCCTGAGGAGGTATCGGTATCACAGATCCTGAAGTTTCCCGGCGTGAACTCTGCGTCAAAGGCCGAGGCACTTAAAAAAATACAGGAGATCCAGAAAAAGCAGGGGTCAGGATTCCTCAGTTTCGAGGAACTGGCCCGTCGCTACTCAATGGACCCGGGTTCGGCTCCGCTTGGAGGCGATCTGGGTTTTGTGCAGCGCGGTGAGCTGGTCAAGCCGTTCGAGGATGCCGCCTATGCACTTAAGGACGGTCATGTGTCCGGGATTGTCGAGACGCGCTACGGCTACCACATCATCCAGCGCCTCGGTCGTGAAGGGAGTTCCATCCATGTGCGGCATATCCTTGTGGCTTTTGAGCGTTCCGGTAGTGATGACGGCGAGGCCGCAGCGTTTCTTGACGCCATCCGCTCAAAGGTGCTGGCCGGAAAGGTTGACTTTGCGACAATGGCCGGAAGCTATTCCGATGACCCGGTGTCTGCGAGCCTTGGCGGGCTGGTTCTTGCCTCGGGGACTGCCGGAAAGTATCTTGATCCCTCCATGCTCCGACCTCAGCTTCGCGACATTGTCAATGCGCTTCGCACACCGGGCGACATCAGCAGGCCGACGAAAATCACTCCGCCGAAAGGCGATCCGTTTTTCGGTATTTTCCGTCTGAATGACCGTATCGTGCCGCATGTGCTTGATCCCGAGAAAGACTATCCTCTGCTTGAGCAGCTTGCCCTTGACAACAAGAAGCAGGAGCTGTTCGATGCCTGGGTGAAGGGCCTGCATAAAGAAGTGTACATGCGTCGTACGGACCGCTGA
- the mnmG gene encoding tRNA uridine-5-carboxymethylaminomethyl(34) synthesis enzyme MnmG produces MYDVIVAGAGHAGTEAALAVSRSGLSCLLVTTDLNAVARMSCNPAIGGVAKGQITREIDALGGEMAKAIDSTGIQFRMLNLSKGPAMHSPRAQADRVAYTAYMKRALEEEVNLDLLQDTVTGIEQREGILRGVRLLSGRLVTGRAAILTCGTFLNGLIHIGMDHYPGGRTIAEPPVTGLTENLILAGFEAGRLKTGTPPRIDRRSVDYSRVEEQKGDENPPPFSFSTPTLKGRAQLSCYVTHSSERTHEILKTGFDRSPLFTGKVQGIGPRYCPSIEDKIFRFPDRPGHHIFLEPEGFETNEMYVNGFSTSLPEDIQIDGLRSMKGLEEVKLIRAGYAIEYDYFPPYQIHSTLETKRIRNLYFAGQINGTSGYEEAAAQGLLAGINAAADILKRPALRLKRSDAYIGVLVDDLVTKEMKEPYRMFTSSAEHRLMLRHDNADIRLMHFGHQSGLVSDAAMERCRTKMRAIGEIKALTEKTAIPAEVLDSLISKQGQPHAASGQKISAAIKRPGMSLEILMNSLPPFREALLSISTDKEAHQQVEIDLKYEGYLKRELLTADKIARLDALQIPSEYNYSCIKGLSSEGVEKLISHRPETLGQASRISGVSPSDISVLMVHIGR; encoded by the coding sequence ATGTATGATGTCATAGTTGCAGGAGCAGGACATGCAGGCACAGAAGCGGCGCTTGCCGTGTCGAGGTCGGGCCTCTCATGCCTGCTCGTAACAACGGACCTGAACGCCGTGGCAAGGATGTCATGCAATCCCGCAATCGGCGGTGTTGCCAAGGGGCAGATTACCCGGGAGATCGATGCGCTAGGCGGAGAAATGGCCAAAGCGATAGATTCGACAGGGATCCAGTTCAGGATGCTCAACCTGAGTAAAGGTCCTGCGATGCATTCGCCAAGAGCCCAGGCAGACAGGGTGGCTTACACGGCCTATATGAAGCGCGCTCTTGAGGAGGAGGTCAACCTTGACCTTCTGCAGGATACCGTCACTGGCATTGAACAGCGCGAAGGAATACTGCGCGGAGTCCGGCTCCTCTCGGGACGGCTTGTCACCGGAAGGGCCGCAATCCTGACTTGCGGAACATTTCTGAACGGACTGATCCATATCGGCATGGACCACTACCCCGGGGGGCGCACTATAGCTGAGCCCCCGGTGACGGGACTGACAGAGAACCTCATACTGGCGGGTTTTGAAGCCGGAAGACTTAAAACAGGCACCCCGCCGAGAATCGACAGGAGAAGCGTCGACTACTCCAGAGTGGAGGAGCAGAAGGGAGATGAGAACCCGCCCCCGTTCTCATTCAGCACCCCCACCCTCAAGGGCAGGGCTCAGCTCTCCTGCTATGTTACACATTCGTCTGAACGGACCCATGAGATCCTGAAGACAGGATTCGACCGCTCTCCACTTTTTACGGGAAAAGTACAGGGTATCGGCCCACGCTACTGCCCGTCGATTGAAGACAAGATCTTCAGGTTTCCCGACAGGCCAGGGCACCATATCTTCCTTGAACCCGAAGGGTTCGAGACCAATGAGATGTACGTAAACGGTTTTTCGACTTCCCTGCCCGAAGATATCCAGATAGACGGCCTGCGTTCAATGAAGGGACTGGAGGAGGTAAAGTTGATCAGGGCCGGGTATGCCATTGAATATGACTATTTTCCTCCGTACCAGATACACAGCACCCTTGAAACGAAAAGGATCAGAAACCTCTACTTTGCAGGGCAGATCAACGGAACCTCGGGCTATGAGGAAGCGGCCGCACAGGGACTTCTAGCGGGGATTAATGCCGCCGCAGACATTCTGAAGAGACCTGCCCTTCGCCTGAAGCGTTCGGATGCATACATAGGCGTTCTTGTTGATGACCTGGTCACAAAAGAGATGAAGGAGCCATACCGGATGTTCACGTCCTCGGCTGAGCACCGCCTGATGCTCCGTCATGACAATGCCGATATCCGCCTCATGCATTTCGGGCACCAGTCAGGTCTTGTCAGTGATGCGGCAATGGAACGATGCCGAACAAAAATGCGGGCCATAGGGGAGATCAAGGCACTTACAGAAAAAACAGCAATTCCCGCAGAAGTTCTTGACTCCTTGATTTCGAAGCAAGGCCAGCCACATGCCGCAAGCGGACAGAAGATATCCGCTGCAATCAAGCGTCCCGGCATGAGCCTTGAAATCCTGATGAACTCGCTACCGCCCTTCAGGGAGGCCCTACTCTCCATCAGCACGGACAAGGAGGCCCATCAACAGGTTGAGATTGACTTGAAGTACGAAGGATACCTTAAACGAGAACTACTTACTGCCGATAAAATTGCGCGCCTTGATGCCCTCCAGATTCCCTCTGAATACAACTACAGTTGCATCAAGGGGCTCTCTTCAGAGGGAGTGGAAAAACTGATCAGCCACCGCCCGGAGACCCTCGGCCAAGCCTCCCGGATTTCCGGAGTCTCCCCCTCAGATATCTCGGTGCTGATGGTTCATATCGGCCGGTAA
- the secF gene encoding protein translocase subunit SecF, whose translation MRIFNSTSINFLRYRKIAYGVSLAILLAGFVSLAVKGLNYGIDFRGGSEVVIRFEKDVPVGEVRSVLRDAGVSGTLKQYGLDRSFLLSTVFSGETNDLKLLITSALNARMKDAPHEIVRIDAVGPSIASDLKWSAVKAMVAALLAILLYVGIRFELKFAAAGVVAIFHDVLIVLGLFSLLGGVFDVMPLEMDQSIIAAFLTIAGYSITDTVVVYDRIRERIRNQKPSEYERIFNESMNQTLSRTIITSGTTLLTVFVLFLFAGPAIRGFAFAVFAGILIGTYSSIFVAAPLVFDWLRLSKTPVRLRGSSKS comes from the coding sequence ATGAGGATTTTCAATTCAACCAGCATCAATTTTCTCCGCTATCGGAAGATCGCTTACGGAGTCTCTCTTGCGATTCTTCTTGCCGGTTTCGTTTCCCTTGCGGTGAAGGGACTCAATTACGGCATTGACTTCAGGGGCGGTTCCGAGGTGGTCATCCGCTTTGAGAAAGACGTTCCTGTCGGCGAGGTCCGCTCCGTACTCCGCGATGCCGGGGTTTCGGGAACCTTGAAGCAGTACGGCCTTGACCGCTCATTCCTTCTCAGCACGGTATTCAGCGGCGAGACCAATGATCTCAAGTTGCTGATTACCAGCGCACTGAATGCACGCATGAAGGATGCTCCGCATGAGATTGTCCGTATTGACGCCGTCGGCCCTAGTATCGCATCCGACCTCAAGTGGTCTGCTGTTAAAGCCATGGTTGCAGCGCTACTGGCCATCCTGCTCTATGTCGGCATCAGGTTTGAGCTGAAGTTCGCAGCCGCCGGCGTGGTTGCCATCTTTCATGACGTGCTGATTGTACTCGGGCTTTTCAGCCTTCTTGGCGGCGTCTTTGACGTCATGCCGCTTGAGATGGACCAGAGCATCATTGCTGCATTCCTGACCATTGCCGGTTACTCGATTACCGATACTGTCGTGGTGTATGACCGGATCAGGGAAAGGATCCGCAACCAGAAGCCATCTGAGTATGAGCGGATTTTCAACGAGAGCATGAACCAGACCCTCAGCAGGACCATCATAACTTCGGGCACCACCCTTCTGACGGTGTTCGTCCTTTTCCTCTTTGCCGGTCCAGCCATCCGGGGGTTTGCCTTCGCCGTCTTCGCCGGTATTCTGATTGGAACCTACTCGTCGATTTTCGTCGCGGCTCCGCTTGTTTTTGACTGGCTAAGGCTCTCGAAGACTCCCGTCAGGCTCAGGGGCAGCAGCAAATCTTGA
- a CDS encoding ribonuclease HII has protein sequence MDTVREYLLWNDFLRVCGIDEAGRGPLAGPVVAAAVVFPRWFSPDEGILRRLNDSKKLTPSLRRELAPAIREEAECWAVEAVDHETIDRINILRATMLAMNRAAESLPRQPDLLLIDGNRFTPNIPVPYQTIVGGDALVFSIAAASVLAKTERDRMMEEYAERYPEYGFERNAGYGTREHVEAIRRHGRSPIHRTSFRLRQLGEK, from the coding sequence ATGGATACAGTACGAGAATACCTGCTCTGGAACGACTTCCTGCGGGTATGCGGCATTGACGAAGCGGGCCGGGGCCCCCTGGCCGGACCGGTAGTCGCCGCTGCGGTGGTTTTCCCCCGCTGGTTCAGTCCGGATGAAGGCATCCTGAGGAGACTGAACGATTCAAAAAAGCTCACCCCATCACTCCGCAGGGAGCTTGCCCCCGCCATCCGGGAGGAAGCGGAGTGCTGGGCGGTAGAGGCTGTCGACCACGAAACCATTGACCGCATCAACATCCTCCGGGCCACCATGCTCGCCATGAACCGCGCGGCGGAATCCCTTCCCCGGCAACCCGACCTGCTGCTTATCGACGGAAACCGGTTCACCCCGAATATCCCGGTCCCCTACCAGACAATCGTCGGGGGCGATGCACTGGTCTTTTCGATCGCCGCCGCCTCTGTGCTGGCCAAAACAGAACGGGACCGCATGATGGAGGAGTACGCAGAACGCTACCCCGAATACGGCTTTGAGCGCAATGCCGGCTATGGGACGCGGGAGCATGTGGAGGCCATACGGCGTCACGGCCGCTCACCAATCCACAGAACAAGCTTCCGCCTCCGGCAGCTTGGTGAGAAGTAA
- the secD gene encoding protein translocase subunit SecD, with protein sequence MSSMKNKRFNLLLIAVVTLVALWSLWPTWRDYSFSRQLSSLSSQQDSLNYTLSHRNEIEDARQKSLKLGLDLKGGMHLVMEVDQVDLFSEKAWNRDARFDSLMAAVAQEARTSDADVVDLLTAAFKKDNIRLSRYFYDIRNTDSEIQGKLRNEAGDALVRAREIIRNRIDQYGVAEPMITTQGNRKIIIELPGVSDENRMRNLLKGTAKLEFRLLREPDALIRTLDRINSAMAAGTIAAASTGKQSISPLYDLVSVSPGGSAVIDARNRDLVSALLRDAAVRDLLPPDSEMLISARPETGNDALSYHDLYLVKKTPELTGGVITEAKATFGSQGVQPEVLMSMNSEGTSKWARITGANIGKRVAIVLDGAVYSAPVVQSKIPNGNSVINGIQSLEEAKDLEIVLKAGALPAPVRIIEERTVGPSLGADYIRAGFQSMIWGFSAVVIFMIIYYRTAGLAADTALVLNVLIVLSVLAGFNASLSLPGIAGIVLTMGMAVDANVLIYERIREEIADGRTVTAAVTQGYDRAFSSILDSHVTTLAAAFLLYTYGIGPIQGFAVTLMIGTAASLFTSIVVTREIFQFLLSRNKMTAKSFG encoded by the coding sequence ATGTCATCAATGAAAAACAAACGATTCAATCTGCTTCTGATCGCTGTAGTTACGCTGGTCGCCCTCTGGTCTCTCTGGCCGACCTGGCGGGACTATTCATTTTCACGCCAGCTATCCTCGCTTTCCTCACAGCAGGACAGCCTGAACTACACACTCAGCCACCGGAACGAAATTGAGGACGCCCGGCAGAAAAGCCTGAAACTCGGACTCGACCTGAAAGGGGGCATGCATCTCGTCATGGAAGTCGACCAGGTTGACCTGTTCAGCGAGAAGGCATGGAACCGTGATGCCCGGTTTGACTCTCTCATGGCAGCGGTCGCTCAAGAGGCCCGGACCAGTGATGCTGATGTGGTCGACCTGCTCACGGCTGCATTCAAAAAAGACAATATCAGGTTGAGCCGCTACTTTTACGATATCCGCAACACTGATAGCGAAATACAGGGCAAGCTCCGGAATGAGGCTGGCGATGCACTGGTGCGGGCCCGCGAAATCATCAGAAACCGCATCGACCAGTATGGCGTGGCTGAGCCGATGATCACCACGCAGGGAAACCGTAAGATCATCATCGAACTTCCGGGCGTCTCCGATGAGAACCGGATGCGCAACCTCCTGAAAGGAACCGCCAAACTTGAGTTCAGGCTCCTGCGCGAACCCGATGCCCTCATCAGGACTCTGGACCGGATCAACAGCGCCATGGCTGCGGGTACCATAGCTGCCGCTTCAACAGGAAAGCAGTCGATTTCACCTCTCTATGATCTTGTCAGTGTTTCTCCTGGTGGAAGCGCTGTCATCGATGCCCGCAACCGCGACCTTGTTTCCGCACTGCTTCGCGATGCTGCAGTCCGCGATCTTCTGCCTCCCGACAGCGAGATGCTGATTTCGGCCAGGCCCGAAACGGGCAACGACGCCCTCAGCTACCACGATCTTTATCTCGTCAAGAAGACCCCTGAACTTACCGGCGGAGTCATCACCGAAGCCAAAGCAACTTTCGGATCGCAGGGTGTGCAGCCAGAGGTGCTCATGTCGATGAATTCCGAGGGGACCTCGAAATGGGCACGCATTACCGGTGCAAATATTGGTAAACGCGTTGCCATCGTGCTTGACGGAGCAGTTTACAGCGCACCTGTCGTGCAGTCGAAAATCCCGAACGGCAACTCCGTCATCAATGGCATTCAGAGCCTCGAAGAGGCAAAGGACCTTGAAATCGTCCTGAAAGCAGGAGCACTTCCCGCTCCAGTGCGGATTATCGAGGAACGTACCGTCGGCCCCTCTCTCGGCGCTGATTACATCCGCGCAGGGTTCCAGTCGATGATCTGGGGTTTTTCGGCGGTTGTCATCTTCATGATCATCTACTACCGGACAGCTGGACTTGCAGCAGATACCGCACTTGTCCTGAACGTTCTTATCGTTCTCTCGGTCCTTGCCGGATTCAATGCCTCGCTTTCCCTACCGGGTATCGCCGGCATCGTGCTTACAATGGGTATGGCTGTGGACGCCAACGTACTGATCTATGAGCGCATCCGCGAGGAGATCGCTGATGGCCGAACGGTTACGGCCGCCGTTACGCAGGGCTATGACAGGGCATTTTCCTCCATCCTGGATTCCCATGTCACCACGCTCGCCGCAGCTTTCCTGCTCTATACTTACGGCATCGGTCCGATTCAGGGTTTCGCCGTCACCTTGATGATCGGTACGGCGGCAAGTCTTTTCACCTCCATCGTCGTCACCCGCGAGATATTCCAGTTCCTGCTTTCACGGAACAAGATGACAGCTAAAAGCTTCGGTTAA
- the gyrB gene encoding DNA topoisomerase (ATP-hydrolyzing) subunit B: MQEADIQTPQSNYGATNIQVLDGIAHVRMRPAMYIGDIHSRGLHHLIYEIVDNSIDETLGGYNDYIFVSLNPDGSVTVIDHGRGIPVDIHPDKKKSALELVMTLIGAGGKFDKGAYKVSGGLHGVGASVVNALSEWCEVEVYRDGKAWFQRYHRGVPEADVKEIGTTTERGTKTTFMPDSEIFKVTEFRKDIIIDRMRELAFLNSNLKIVVQDIEGEQETFHFEGGLKEFVLFTDENRLNLIKEPIYIYGEKDGTIVEIALEYNDSYQENVFSYVNNINTHEGGTHVTGFRKALTRTLNAYAQKNDLLKNLKLALTGDDFKEGLTAVISVKVAEPQFEGQTKTKLGNSETQSIVESVLNEQLAEFAESNPNVIKMIIEKVKGAAMSREAARKAKELTRRKSVLESSGLPGKLADCSINDPEHCELYIVEGDSAGGSAKQGRDRSFQAILPLKGKILNVEKARLHKMLENEEIKTIILALGTNFGEEEFSAEKLRYGKIIIMTDADVDGAHIRTLLLTFFFRHMRSLIEAGKVYIAQPPLYLVKSGKEQQYAWDDDERNSISDSMKKMQKGKANVHIQRYKGLGEMNPEQLWGTTMDPEHRSLLQVSVENAMEADKVFSTLMGDKVEPRREFIEKNARYVRRLDV, translated from the coding sequence ATGCAGGAAGCTGACATCCAGACCCCACAATCGAACTACGGAGCAACCAACATTCAAGTGCTCGACGGCATTGCGCATGTGCGCATGCGTCCGGCAATGTACATCGGCGACATTCACAGCCGGGGACTGCACCACCTCATCTATGAGATTGTCGACAACTCGATCGACGAAACCCTCGGCGGATACAACGACTATATCTTCGTCTCCCTGAACCCCGACGGCTCCGTCACGGTCATAGACCACGGCCGCGGCATCCCCGTTGACATACACCCTGACAAGAAAAAATCGGCGTTGGAGCTCGTCATGACGCTCATCGGCGCAGGCGGAAAGTTCGACAAGGGCGCCTACAAGGTTTCGGGAGGCCTGCACGGCGTCGGTGCCTCGGTCGTGAACGCACTGTCGGAATGGTGCGAAGTCGAGGTCTACCGTGACGGCAAGGCCTGGTTCCAGCGCTACCACAGGGGCGTGCCTGAAGCCGATGTGAAGGAGATCGGAACCACTACCGAACGCGGGACGAAGACCACCTTCATGCCCGATTCTGAAATATTCAAGGTCACCGAGTTCCGCAAGGACATCATCATCGACCGCATGCGGGAGCTGGCGTTCCTGAACAGCAACTTGAAAATCGTGGTGCAGGATATCGAAGGCGAACAGGAAACCTTCCATTTTGAGGGCGGCCTGAAGGAGTTCGTGCTTTTCACCGACGAGAACCGCCTGAACCTGATCAAGGAGCCGATCTACATATACGGTGAAAAGGATGGAACCATCGTTGAAATCGCCCTCGAGTACAACGACTCTTACCAGGAAAACGTGTTCAGCTATGTCAACAACATCAACACGCATGAGGGCGGTACGCATGTAACCGGCTTCCGCAAAGCCCTCACCAGGACCCTGAACGCTTACGCACAGAAAAACGACCTTTTGAAGAACCTCAAGCTCGCCCTGACCGGTGATGACTTCAAGGAGGGGCTGACGGCCGTCATTTCAGTGAAAGTAGCCGAACCGCAGTTCGAGGGTCAGACCAAGACCAAACTCGGAAACTCCGAGACCCAGAGCATCGTCGAAAGCGTACTCAACGAACAGCTGGCAGAATTTGCCGAGAGCAACCCGAACGTGATCAAGATGATCATCGAGAAGGTGAAGGGGGCCGCCATGTCGAGGGAGGCCGCCAGAAAGGCCAAGGAACTGACCCGCCGCAAATCGGTGCTGGAGAGCTCGGGCCTGCCGGGAAAGCTTGCCGACTGCTCGATCAACGATCCGGAACACTGCGAACTCTACATCGTGGAGGGTGACTCTGCAGGCGGCAGCGCCAAGCAGGGTCGCGATCGCAGCTTCCAGGCCATCCTGCCCCTGAAGGGCAAGATCCTCAATGTCGAAAAGGCACGACTGCACAAAATGCTTGAAAACGAGGAGATCAAGACCATCATCCTCGCCCTCGGAACCAACTTCGGCGAAGAGGAGTTTTCTGCTGAAAAGCTCCGCTACGGGAAAATCATCATCATGACTGATGCTGATGTCGACGGAGCCCACATCCGGACCCTGCTCTTGACCTTCTTCTTCCGTCATATGCGCTCGCTCATCGAAGCAGGCAAGGTATACATCGCGCAGCCCCCCCTCTACCTCGTCAAATCAGGCAAGGAGCAGCAGTATGCATGGGATGACGACGAGCGCAACAGCATCTCCGACTCCATGAAAAAGATGCAGAAGGGAAAGGCCAATGTGCACATCCAGCGCTACAAGGGTCTTGGAGAAATGAACCCGGAGCAGCTCTGGGGCACAACAATGGATCCCGAGCACCGCTCACTCCTTCAGGTAAGCGTTGAAAATGCCATGGAGGCGGACAAGGTGTTCAGTACTCTCATGGGCGACAAGGTAGAACCGCGCAGGGAGTTCATCGAGAAAAATGCCCGCTACGTCCGCCGTCTGGATGTCTGA